In Bacillus sp. 2205SS5-2, one DNA window encodes the following:
- a CDS encoding acyltransferase family protein, with product MKTSRDPFLDNSRFLLVLIVVFGHLISPFKENHEFIYSLNNFLSSFRMPALIMITGFFSKKFYKAGYIEKITIRLLIPFLIFQFFYKYNASLSINWFSPSFGLWFLLSVYSWNLLLFVFTRLKQPIIFSIIIGVGIGLVDSAGHYISVSRTFFFFPFFLMGYYADQAHVEWIKTSKAKMVSIFSITFSIFLLSPELFIEFLIIATNAYLTGFLLDHTCMK from the coding sequence ATGAAAACATCTCGTGATCCATTTCTAGATAATTCCCGATTTTTACTCGTTCTAATCGTTGTGTTTGGCCATTTAATCAGTCCATTCAAAGAGAATCATGAGTTTATTTATAGCTTAAATAACTTTTTAAGCTCCTTTCGTATGCCTGCCTTGATTATGATCACAGGATTTTTCTCAAAGAAGTTCTATAAGGCTGGATATATTGAAAAAATAACCATCCGTTTACTCATCCCGTTCTTGATTTTTCAATTCTTTTACAAGTATAACGCTTCTCTTTCAATTAATTGGTTTTCTCCAAGCTTTGGTTTGTGGTTTTTGCTAAGTGTTTACAGTTGGAATTTATTATTGTTCGTCTTCACTCGTCTTAAACAGCCAATTATCTTTTCTATTATTATCGGAGTGGGGATTGGTTTGGTAGATAGCGCAGGTCATTATATCAGTGTCTCAAGAACATTCTTTTTCTTCCCGTTTTTCTTAATGGGCTATTATGCTGATCAAGCTCATGTAGAGTGGATAAAAACTTCTAAAGCAAAAATGGTCTCTATATTCTCAATCACTTTTTCTATTTTTTTACTAAGTCCTGAATTATTCATAGAATTTTTAATAATAGCTACAAACGCATATCTAACAGGCTTTCTTTTAGATCATACATGCATGAAATAA
- the miaB gene encoding tRNA (N6-isopentenyl adenosine(37)-C2)-methylthiotransferase MiaB, with product MNEEQRLESQKVKNSNPADKKSVKDYSKYFESVYVPPSLKDAKKRGKEKVTYHDDFTISDEFRDFGAGKKFYIRTYGCQMNEHDTEVMAGIFMALGYEATHGTEDADVILLNTCAIRENAENKVFGEIGHLKALKREKPELLIGVCGCMSQEESVVNKILQKHQHIDMIFGTHNIHRLPEILKEAYMSKEMVVEVWSKEGDVIENLPKVRRGNIKAWVNIMYGCDKFCTYCIVPYTRGKERSRRPEEIIQEVRHLAAQGYQEITLLGQNVNAYGKDLEDMNYGLGDLMNEMRKIDIPRVRFTTSHPRDFDDHLIEVLAKKGNLVEHIHLPVQSGSTAVLKIMARKYTREQFIELVRKIRVAIPDVALTTDIIVGYPNETDEQFEETLSLYQEVGFEAAYTYIYSPREGTPAAKMEDNVPMEVKKERLQRLNALVNESSAAAMKKFAGEVVEVLVEGESKNNPDVLAGYTRKSKLVNFKGPKISIGKRVKVKITDTKTWSLNGDMVEEFEAVEVK from the coding sequence ATGAACGAAGAACAGCGTTTAGAAAGTCAAAAAGTAAAGAATTCTAATCCAGCGGACAAAAAATCCGTCAAGGATTATAGTAAATATTTTGAATCTGTGTATGTTCCACCTTCATTAAAGGATGCTAAAAAGCGTGGAAAAGAAAAAGTAACATATCATGATGATTTTACGATTTCGGATGAATTCCGCGATTTTGGAGCGGGTAAGAAATTTTATATCCGCACGTATGGTTGTCAAATGAATGAACATGATACGGAAGTAATGGCCGGAATCTTTATGGCACTTGGCTATGAAGCCACTCATGGTACGGAAGATGCAGATGTTATTTTGTTAAATACATGTGCGATTCGGGAAAATGCTGAAAATAAAGTATTCGGTGAAATTGGGCATTTAAAAGCCTTAAAGCGCGAAAAACCAGAGTTATTGATTGGTGTCTGTGGCTGCATGTCCCAAGAAGAATCCGTTGTAAATAAGATTCTCCAAAAACATCAGCATATTGATATGATTTTTGGTACGCATAATATTCACCGTTTACCTGAAATCCTTAAAGAAGCTTATATGAGCAAAGAAATGGTCGTAGAGGTTTGGTCAAAAGAAGGCGATGTAATTGAAAATCTTCCGAAAGTGCGCCGTGGGAATATCAAGGCCTGGGTGAATATTATGTACGGCTGTGATAAATTCTGTACGTATTGCATCGTTCCATACACGCGAGGAAAAGAACGGAGCCGTCGTCCAGAAGAAATCATCCAAGAAGTTCGCCATCTAGCTGCACAGGGATATCAAGAGATTACCCTTCTTGGTCAAAATGTGAATGCGTACGGTAAAGATTTAGAGGATATGAACTATGGCTTAGGAGATTTAATGAATGAAATGCGTAAGATTGACATCCCGCGTGTTCGCTTTACAACGAGTCACCCTCGTGATTTTGATGATCATTTAATTGAAGTCCTAGCGAAAAAAGGAAATCTTGTTGAGCATATTCATCTTCCAGTTCAGTCGGGATCTACCGCTGTGTTGAAGATAATGGCACGTAAATATACAAGAGAACAATTCATCGAGTTGGTTCGTAAAATCAGAGTGGCTATTCCTGATGTTGCGCTTACGACAGATATTATCGTTGGCTATCCAAATGAAACAGATGAACAGTTTGAAGAAACATTATCTTTATATCAAGAGGTTGGCTTTGAAGCAGCCTATACGTATATCTATTCTCCTCGTGAAGGTACACCTGCTGCGAAAATGGAGGATAATGTACCGATGGAAGTGAAAAAGGAACGATTACAACGTTTAAACGCCCTTGTAAACGAGTCATCTGCAGCAGCCATGAAGAAATTTGCTGGTGAAGTTGTAGAGGTGCTCGTTGAAGGTGAAAGCAAAAACAATCCAGATGTTCTTGCCGGCTATACGCGTAAAAGCAAGCTTGTGAACTTCAAAGGACCTAAGATAAGTATTGGTAAGCGTGTAAAAGTAAAGATTACGGATACTAAAACATGGTCGTTGAATGGTGATATGGTAGAAGAATTTGAAGCGGTTGAGGTGAAATAA
- a CDS encoding RicAFT regulatory complex protein RicA family protein, whose translation MTKYSKEDIIARARELAGMITETEEVDFFKRAEAQINENQKISEKIASIKSLQKQAVNFQQYGKVEALKMVEEKIDKLQEDLDTLPIVQEFKQSQGDVNDLLQMVASTISNSVTDNIIKSTGGDLLRGETGSKVEHSSPGGCS comes from the coding sequence ATGACGAAATACTCAAAAGAAGATATTATTGCACGTGCACGTGAACTAGCAGGAATGATAACCGAAACAGAAGAAGTGGATTTCTTCAAACGTGCAGAAGCACAAATCAATGAAAATCAAAAAATAAGTGAAAAAATCGCAAGTATTAAAAGTTTACAAAAACAAGCTGTTAATTTCCAACAATACGGAAAAGTAGAAGCGTTGAAAATGGTCGAAGAAAAAATCGACAAGCTTCAAGAAGATTTAGACACACTTCCGATTGTTCAAGAATTTAAACAATCACAGGGAGATGTGAATGACCTATTACAAATGGTTGCTTCTACCATCTCAAATTCTGTCACAGATAATATTATCAAGTCAACAGGAGGAGATCTTTTAAGAGGGGAAACGGGCTCTAAAGTAGAGCACTCTTCTCCTGGAGGCTGTTCATAA
- a CDS encoding DUF3900 domain-containing protein, producing MDFTIQYLSFYVVQVEGSGEDAHKKFKHFQTLDSSGYDQSPLKTFLDGELARIVKRKVDRHAKSENAPTKIGRFIVEPGHELTSNPNYNQFHKARFAETVEAYRDVADSFVQTYIDTSAARGGVFLAISAKLTKFFDDPFLFMLKCDFEPKVATITDEATMIHNVEMAITTKNMKSIVYPYMPEDGMVDAAELKIHQASHARYFEDFLKFVEYERSMPEIVKTQVIEMVSDHIEEAFEEESQEKAEFTQAIEHWAVSPKREIQERLSTEQVVEATHHIVEQSPEVELKLKLDHISVKSLLADFGDSVHLAKINDRYVLVIEGDQITFEKGFSPIEFHKPDDLHTVINKIAEK from the coding sequence ATGGATTTTACTATTCAATACTTATCCTTTTATGTAGTTCAAGTAGAAGGCTCTGGAGAAGATGCACATAAGAAGTTCAAGCACTTTCAAACACTCGATTCTAGCGGATATGATCAAAGTCCTTTAAAAACCTTTTTAGACGGTGAACTCGCCCGGATTGTAAAACGAAAAGTAGATCGTCATGCTAAATCAGAAAATGCCCCAACTAAAATCGGTCGCTTTATTGTCGAACCCGGCCATGAATTAACGTCTAATCCTAATTATAATCAATTTCATAAAGCCCGTTTTGCAGAAACGGTAGAAGCTTACAGGGATGTTGCTGACTCTTTTGTCCAAACATATATTGACACCAGTGCCGCTCGGGGTGGAGTATTTTTAGCAATATCAGCGAAGCTTACAAAGTTTTTTGACGACCCGTTTCTTTTCATGTTGAAATGCGATTTTGAACCGAAAGTCGCCACAATCACCGATGAAGCTACGATGATTCATAACGTCGAAATGGCGATTACTACGAAAAACATGAAAAGCATTGTCTATCCATACATGCCAGAAGATGGCATGGTGGATGCTGCAGAACTTAAGATTCATCAGGCTTCACACGCAAGATATTTTGAAGACTTCCTGAAATTTGTCGAATATGAACGGTCGATGCCAGAAATCGTGAAGACCCAAGTAATAGAGATGGTTAGTGATCATATCGAAGAAGCCTTTGAAGAAGAAAGTCAGGAAAAAGCAGAATTTACTCAAGCCATCGAACATTGGGCGGTGAGTCCAAAAAGAGAAATCCAGGAGCGACTGTCAACCGAACAAGTTGTTGAAGCCACCCACCATATTGTGGAACAATCACCAGAAGTCGAATTGAAATTGAAACTTGACCATATTTCAGTGAAATCCTTATTAGCAGACTTCGGGGACTCTGTTCATTTAGCCAAAATCAACGATCGATACGTCCTAGTCATTGAAGGAGATCAAATAACATTTGAAAAAGGCTTCTCACCAATTGAATTTCATAAGCCTGATGACCTTCACACCGTGATTAATAAGATTGCTGAAAAATAA
- a CDS encoding helix-turn-helix transcriptional regulator: MVRVINHIKEIRQQKNISQVKMAQDLQITRQTINAIEKNKYNPSLELALKLLAYFDVSLEQLFYLEEEKGNK; encoded by the coding sequence GTGGTAAGAGTCATCAATCATATCAAAGAAATACGTCAACAAAAAAACATTTCTCAAGTAAAAATGGCTCAGGATTTACAAATAACTCGTCAGACTATCAATGCGATCGAGAAAAATAAATACAACCCCAGCTTAGAGCTGGCTTTAAAATTACTAGCTTATTTTGATGTATCCTTGGAACAATTATTTTATCTAGAAGAAGAAAAGGGGAATAAGTGA
- a CDS encoding response regulator transcription factor, producing MVKILIADDDPSIVKLLSLYIRNEGFDVVTASDGEEALFILEKERIDLAMIDIMMPKVNGYEVCEEIRRYYEMPILMVTAKGESHDKIQGFRYGTDDYVVKPFDPIEIVMRVKALLRRYQIEASHQIEVGNVKLNDATKELKIKEKRLIIPLKEFEIIYTLASYPDQIFTRNQLIEKIWGMDYEGDDRTVDVHIKRIRDKLSSYDATISIKTIRGLGYRFEGERV from the coding sequence TTGGTGAAGATTCTGATTGCAGATGATGATCCTAGTATAGTGAAATTACTATCTTTATATATCAGAAATGAAGGATTTGATGTAGTAACCGCAAGTGATGGAGAAGAAGCGCTTTTCATCTTGGAAAAAGAACGAATAGACCTTGCCATGATCGATATTATGATGCCAAAAGTGAATGGATATGAAGTGTGTGAAGAAATTCGTCGATATTATGAGATGCCTATCTTAATGGTTACAGCAAAAGGGGAGTCACATGATAAAATTCAAGGATTTCGCTATGGGACTGATGACTACGTGGTGAAGCCATTCGACCCCATAGAAATTGTAATGCGGGTCAAAGCTCTATTGCGTCGCTATCAAATCGAAGCATCTCATCAAATTGAAGTAGGAAATGTGAAATTGAATGATGCGACGAAAGAATTGAAAATTAAGGAGAAAAGGCTCATCATTCCCCTAAAGGAGTTTGAAATCATCTATACTCTTGCAAGCTACCCGGATCAAATTTTCACACGAAATCAGCTCATTGAGAAAATTTGGGGTATGGACTATGAGGGCGACGATCGCACCGTAGATGTCCATATTAAAAGAATTCGTGATAAGCTTTCAAGTTATGATGCAACTATTTCCATCAAGACAATCAGAGGACTGGGATACAGATTTGAGGGAGAAAGAGTATGA
- a CDS encoding sensor histidine kinase: MKSLYVQIVLTFLGAILVSLVFTYLLSGRIHMYTVSDRLESRLEVVGKGFIQYYKDTSAETVAPYVEAMSSHSFELLLFKEGQATPVHGQDREAWKITENQLQTVLLGGVYRRQDLPPKKIIGLPFEKEGESYALFIRPNFKFFFEDFEKLVLTLFGTVLVIGSAIFVYMTRWIISPIKEMTKSTKLLAQGNFNVHIDNKRKDEVGNLTQSFNHMVKGLSELDEMRQQFVANVSHEIQTPLTSIHGFSKALQDGVINDEAEALEYLSIIESESKRLSVLSKNLLKLATLDSNQAILEVETYSLDEQLRQVVASLEPQWSKKNQEMTVEVTPISLEGDKAQLKQVWINLINNASRYSPQQAQINVTSSTDHDEVIITISDTGVGISEEDQFRIFERFYKVDPSRSRKGEGSGLGLSIAQKIIQLHQGSTEVESVLGKGTTFRVRLPLNDVRKNV; this comes from the coding sequence ATGAAAAGTTTATATGTACAGATTGTGCTCACCTTTTTAGGGGCCATTTTGGTAAGTCTGGTTTTCACGTATCTTCTTTCGGGCCGTATTCATATGTATACGGTTTCGGACCGTTTAGAAAGTCGTTTGGAGGTTGTTGGTAAGGGATTTATTCAATATTACAAAGACACTTCTGCAGAGACAGTCGCACCCTATGTAGAGGCGATGTCATCCCACAGTTTTGAATTGCTATTGTTCAAAGAAGGTCAAGCCACTCCCGTACACGGTCAAGATAGAGAAGCTTGGAAGATTACCGAAAATCAACTCCAGACCGTTTTGTTGGGAGGAGTTTATCGACGTCAAGATTTGCCCCCCAAAAAAATTATAGGGCTCCCCTTCGAAAAAGAAGGTGAGTCCTATGCATTATTCATTCGGCCAAATTTTAAATTCTTTTTTGAAGATTTTGAGAAATTGGTGCTGACTTTGTTTGGAACTGTACTTGTGATAGGGAGCGCCATCTTCGTGTACATGACCAGATGGATTATTAGCCCCATCAAAGAAATGACGAAATCGACAAAATTATTAGCTCAGGGAAATTTCAACGTGCATATCGACAATAAGCGAAAAGATGAAGTAGGTAATTTAACGCAGAGTTTTAATCACATGGTGAAGGGGTTAAGTGAGTTAGATGAAATGAGACAACAATTCGTCGCAAATGTCTCGCATGAAATTCAGACACCCCTCACGTCAATTCATGGATTTTCTAAAGCCCTCCAAGACGGAGTCATTAATGATGAAGCAGAAGCGCTGGAATATTTATCGATTATTGAAAGTGAAAGTAAACGTCTCTCTGTATTAAGTAAAAATTTATTAAAATTAGCGACATTGGATTCCAATCAAGCAATATTGGAGGTAGAGACTTATTCTCTAGACGAACAGTTAAGGCAGGTGGTGGCATCGCTAGAACCGCAATGGTCGAAAAAAAATCAAGAGATGACTGTAGAAGTTACACCTATTTCGCTTGAAGGGGATAAAGCGCAATTGAAGCAGGTTTGGATCAACCTGATCAACAATGCGAGTCGGTACTCGCCTCAACAAGCTCAAATTAACGTAACTAGTTCAACTGACCATGATGAAGTCATCATCACCATTTCAGATACCGGGGTGGGAATTTCAGAAGAGGATCAGTTCCGAATTTTTGAACGGTTTTATAAAGTAGATCCATCTCGGTCAAGAAAAGGAGAAGGAAGTGGTTTAGGGTTATCAATTGCACAAAAAATCATCCAACTCCATCAAGGTTCAACCGAGGTGGAAAGTGTGCTAGGAAAAGGAACGACATTTCGAGTGCGCCTTCCCCTCAATGATGTACGAAAGAACGTCTAG
- a CDS encoding MFS transporter, which yields MKKNTLAAHNIRFLFWSQIFGSIRFIQPVLTLFYFARNLNEPLILLVVTFFSLGVLCGEIPTGIFADRFGAKKSFLLGSLLGIVSHAVLLFAYEPWLFFLSSFLAGVAATFFSGADEAIIYESLLLSQEEELMDKAMGKIGSAKFLVSIIVVIIGAILAKDLTNDQFQHLIFLSLLFMSVEFFLLFYIKNPPQQGVYTNGIPSQLKEGFFAIKENPQVLWMFINITLVFIPATAIFERFDQKILVDAGLPVYMIGIVYAFASLIGFMVSQSIGWMTKKVNEVRLLFITGMIAVMSLITVALFHSFLLIVLVMLVNLKLVSAIRYPVYSKLSNRMIPTNVRATTISLLSILDSVFDIFIFSLISSVAIGGLTPIFIVCAGIALLGTLIPIVPLKENK from the coding sequence TTGAAGAAAAACACTTTAGCAGCTCATAATATTCGTTTTTTATTTTGGTCCCAAATTTTTGGGAGTATTCGTTTTATCCAGCCCGTGTTAACCTTGTTCTATTTTGCACGGAATTTAAATGAACCACTAATTCTCTTGGTGGTGACATTTTTTAGTCTAGGTGTATTATGTGGGGAAATACCTACTGGGATTTTTGCCGATCGATTTGGTGCAAAGAAATCGTTCTTATTGGGATCTTTACTAGGAATTGTTAGTCATGCTGTATTATTGTTCGCCTATGAACCGTGGCTATTCTTTCTCAGCAGTTTTCTGGCAGGGGTGGCAGCGACATTTTTTAGTGGGGCGGATGAGGCTATCATTTATGAGTCGTTGCTTCTTTCACAGGAAGAAGAGCTGATGGACAAGGCAATGGGGAAAATTGGGTCAGCAAAGTTTTTAGTATCGATTATCGTGGTGATTATTGGTGCTATCCTTGCGAAAGACCTTACAAATGATCAATTTCAACATCTCATTTTCCTTAGTCTCCTATTTATGTCGGTCGAATTCTTTCTATTATTCTATATTAAAAATCCACCTCAGCAAGGTGTGTACACGAATGGAATTCCATCACAACTAAAAGAAGGATTTTTTGCTATTAAAGAAAATCCGCAAGTATTATGGATGTTTATTAATATCACCTTAGTCTTCATTCCGGCAACAGCTATATTTGAAAGATTCGATCAAAAAATATTAGTGGATGCAGGTCTCCCTGTTTATATGATTGGGATTGTCTATGCGTTTGCGTCATTAATCGGTTTTATGGTCTCTCAATCCATAGGATGGATGACGAAAAAGGTGAATGAGGTTCGTCTGCTGTTTATTACAGGTATGATAGCAGTTATGAGTTTGATTACTGTTGCCCTGTTCCATTCGTTTCTATTAATAGTCTTAGTGATGTTAGTGAATCTAAAACTAGTGAGTGCTATTAGATACCCTGTTTATTCTAAACTATCAAATAGAATGATTCCAACAAACGTAAGGGCTACAACCATATCTCTACTATCAATCTTGGATTCTGTATTTGACATCTTTATTTTTAGTCTGATAAGCAGTGTGGCTATTGGGGGACTTACGCCAATTTTCATCGTGTGCGCTGGTATCGCCTTGTTAGGTACATTGATTCCAATTGTACCTTTGAAGGAAAATAAATGA
- a CDS encoding VOC family protein — protein sequence MIDRIDTLCLKVRNVEDASNWYQQILGFKETFQDKGYRILAVGNGSVPLTIEEGETNPSAHQCYPIFFSSELNQTYENLKQQGVKVSELQFDGVNSFFDLYDLDNNKLQICFWSEV from the coding sequence ATGATTGATAGAATTGACACCTTATGTTTAAAGGTTCGTAATGTGGAAGACGCAAGTAATTGGTATCAGCAAATATTAGGGTTTAAAGAGACTTTTCAAGATAAAGGTTATCGTATTTTAGCTGTGGGAAATGGTAGTGTTCCTTTAACCATTGAAGAGGGAGAAACTAATCCGTCTGCTCATCAATGTTACCCTATTTTCTTTTCATCGGAATTGAACCAAACCTATGAAAATCTAAAACAACAAGGTGTAAAGGTAAGTGAATTACAGTTTGACGGGGTAAATAGCTTCTTTGATTTATATGACTTAGATAATAATAAGCTACAAATTTGTTTTTGGTCAGAGGTATAG
- a CDS encoding Rrf2 family transcriptional regulator, producing MSISSRFAVGVHILALIEINNGGVSTSEFLARSVNTNPVVIRKIMGMLKNAGLVKVRPGIAGTELAKDLSEITLLDVYKAANVVQEKELFSLHENPNPDCPVGRNIQSTIGPLFTIAQTAMEKALGRVTIEDVVRDILEKEKLNNV from the coding sequence ATGTCGATAAGCAGTAGGTTTGCGGTAGGGGTTCACATTTTAGCACTTATTGAAATAAATAATGGTGGTGTCAGCACTTCAGAATTTTTGGCTAGGAGTGTAAACACTAATCCTGTGGTGATCAGAAAAATTATGGGTATGCTTAAAAACGCTGGGTTGGTAAAAGTTAGGCCAGGTATTGCTGGGACAGAATTGGCAAAGGATTTATCAGAAATAACATTACTTGATGTATATAAAGCTGCTAATGTTGTTCAGGAAAAGGAGCTATTCAGCTTACACGAAAACCCAAATCCGGATTGTCCCGTAGGAAGAAATATTCAAAGTACAATTGGTCCACTCTTTACTATAGCCCAAACAGCTATGGAAAAGGCCCTTGGGCGCGTAACTATAGAAGATGTGGTAAGGGATATTTTAGAGAAAGAGAAGTTGAATAATGTTTAA
- a CDS encoding nuclear transport factor 2 family protein has product MTTNKEKAIEVLQSLENGNPTAIQEYINPSKYIQHNLGFPGGREVMIGALDDLKTAGTNVDIKRVLVDGDYVAIHTDYHFFGPKAGFDIFRFENGQIVEHWDNLQEKVEKTPSGHTMFDGTTEISGEEKTEENKVLVKQFVQDVLMGQNAEKLTSYFDGDNYIQHNPAIADGLSGLGAALEAMAKQGIQMVYNQIHMVLGQGNFVLSVSGGTFAGVHTSFYDLFRVENGKIAEHWDVMETILPEEQRKNTNGKF; this is encoded by the coding sequence ATGACAACTAATAAAGAGAAAGCAATTGAAGTGTTACAAAGCCTTGAAAACGGAAATCCAACGGCTATTCAGGAATACATTAATCCTTCAAAATATATTCAACACAACTTAGGCTTCCCAGGTGGAAGAGAAGTAATGATTGGTGCGTTAGATGATCTTAAAACAGCTGGTACTAATGTAGATATTAAGAGAGTTCTTGTAGATGGTGATTATGTAGCTATCCATACAGATTATCATTTCTTCGGACCAAAAGCTGGATTTGATATCTTCCGTTTTGAAAATGGACAAATCGTTGAACATTGGGATAACTTACAGGAAAAAGTCGAAAAAACTCCAAGTGGACACACCATGTTCGATGGCACAACAGAAATTTCTGGTGAGGAAAAAACAGAAGAAAACAAAGTATTGGTTAAGCAATTTGTACAAGATGTGTTAATGGGACAAAACGCAGAAAAGTTGACTTCATACTTTGACGGTGACAATTACATTCAACACAATCCAGCTATTGCTGATGGTCTTTCAGGACTAGGTGCTGCTTTGGAAGCGATGGCAAAACAAGGTATCCAAATGGTTTACAATCAGATTCATATGGTTCTTGGTCAAGGTAATTTCGTGTTATCAGTAAGTGGAGGTACTTTTGCAGGAGTACACACTTCATTCTATGACCTATTCAGAGTAGAAAATGGCAAGATTGCTGAACACTGGGATGTAATGGAGACAATTCTTCCAGAAGAGCAACGAAAGAACACAAACGGAAAGTTTTAA
- a CDS encoding SIR2 family NAD-dependent protein deacylase: protein MNAFETRIQQTKNAMENAEYILLGGGAGLSTAAGIENGGKRFSDNFAPFIEKYGLTDMYSSGFYPFSTQEERWAYWAKHILVNRYEPDATKLYRDVFHLVKQKKYFVITTNVDSQFEKYGFPSDKVYEFQGNYGYLQCTRGCHNKVYNNELLVKDMVDKTVDCKIPSELVPKCPVCGGNMDPYLRINQYFVQDEKWYELNKFYHQFLQESKGKNVIYLELGVGFNTPGIIRYPFEQMTYQNENATLIRFNREYPEGSKENREKTIAFTENIRDVVLTIMK, encoded by the coding sequence ATGAATGCTTTTGAGACACGAATACAACAAACGAAAAATGCAATGGAAAATGCAGAATATATTTTGTTGGGTGGTGGTGCAGGATTATCGACTGCTGCTGGGATTGAAAATGGAGGAAAAAGATTCTCAGATAATTTTGCTCCTTTTATTGAAAAGTATGGATTAACAGATATGTATTCATCAGGTTTTTATCCGTTCTCAACACAGGAGGAAAGATGGGCATACTGGGCTAAACATATCTTAGTAAACAGGTACGAGCCAGATGCGACTAAGCTTTATAGAGATGTTTTTCATTTGGTAAAGCAGAAAAAATATTTTGTTATAACAACTAATGTAGATAGTCAGTTTGAGAAGTATGGTTTTCCTTCTGACAAAGTATATGAGTTCCAAGGCAATTACGGGTATTTGCAGTGTACAAGAGGTTGTCATAACAAGGTGTACAACAATGAATTACTGGTTAAGGATATGGTTGATAAAACGGTAGATTGTAAAATCCCATCTGAACTCGTTCCTAAATGCCCTGTTTGTGGCGGTAATATGGATCCTTATTTAAGGATTAATCAATACTTTGTACAGGATGAAAAATGGTATGAATTAAATAAATTTTACCACCAGTTTTTACAGGAATCCAAAGGAAAGAATGTTATTTATCTTGAGTTGGGTGTTGGGTTTAATACACCTGGAATTATTCGTTATCCATTTGAACAAATGACTTACCAAAATGAAAATGCCACATTAATTCGCTTTAACAGGGAATATCCAGAGGGTTCCAAGGAAAACAGAGAAAAAACTATTGCTTTTACTGAAAATATTCGAGATGTGGTATTAACAATAATGAAGTAA
- a CDS encoding protein-ADP-ribose hydrolase, with amino-acid sequence MPLLPLKDYSSLINLNGNYIPHKIIHPISENLVDDLIDDLLREPDAPSNVEIPSDYNSKRNLIRALLNIRTPKPLNLQFLEKIDTLLQIELKEKGIVEVEGLESVATTLPDSPFSQSDKFILWQGDITRLNADAIVNAANKQMLGCYQPLHACIDNAIHSAAGPQLRNDCEIIMSEQEGLEDTGNAKITRAYSLPSRYVLHSVGPNVPKKMTLTSQQRDELASCYISCLELANEIEDIKTVAFCAISTGVFGFPKTEAAHIAVNTVNKWLSEHPNHFERIIFNVFSNGDYDEYLNVFAR; translated from the coding sequence ATGCCTCTATTACCTTTGAAAGACTATTCTTCATTGATAAATTTAAATGGAAATTATATTCCGCATAAAATTATACACCCAATTTCTGAAAACCTTGTTGATGATTTAATTGATGATTTATTGCGAGAACCTGATGCTCCAAGCAATGTAGAAATCCCTAGTGATTATAATTCTAAACGCAATTTAATAAGAGCTTTATTAAATATTAGAACACCCAAACCGCTAAACCTTCAATTTCTTGAAAAGATAGATACTCTGTTGCAAATTGAGTTAAAAGAAAAAGGCATCGTTGAAGTGGAAGGACTGGAATCCGTTGCAACAACATTACCTGATAGCCCTTTTTCCCAATCAGATAAGTTTATTTTGTGGCAAGGGGATATAACAAGGTTAAACGCTGATGCTATTGTAAACGCCGCTAATAAACAAATGTTAGGGTGCTATCAGCCATTACACGCTTGTATAGATAATGCCATTCATTCCGCTGCTGGTCCACAACTAAGAAATGATTGTGAAATTATTATGTCCGAACAGGAAGGTTTAGAGGATACCGGAAATGCAAAAATCACAAGGGCTTATAGTTTACCATCCCGTTATGTATTGCATTCAGTCGGACCCAATGTTCCAAAAAAAATGACATTAACAAGCCAACAAAGGGATGAATTAGCATCTTGTTATATTTCTTGTTTAGAATTAGCAAATGAAATCGAGGATATTAAAACCGTGGCTTTCTGTGCAATTTCAACAGGAGTGTTTGGTTTCCCTAAAACAGAAGCTGCACATATAGCTGTTAATACAGTGAATAAATGGCTATCTGAACATCCAAATCATTTTGAAAGAATCATATTCAATGTGTTCAGTAATGGGGATTATGATGAATATTTAAATGTTTTTGCTCGATGA